The Vitis riparia cultivar Riparia Gloire de Montpellier isolate 1030 chromosome 10, EGFV_Vit.rip_1.0, whole genome shotgun sequence genome includes a region encoding these proteins:
- the LOC117923254 gene encoding probable F-box protein At4g22030 gives MVSLQFSSAVITSVAYSSSRCRRGMIRATINMPKLQPGRLSLNLPARNLVLQEVLDMGVGLTAATTSNLEKKYELSTNGTFPSVSTVSDPLVIAKLHAMMEAVADRVEMHKNIGEQRDNWNHLLLTSINAITLTAATMAGIAATSVGGPLVALKLSSTLMYLAATGMLVGMNKIQPSQLVEEQRNAARLFKQLHGQIQRTLSCGTPTSTDVEEVMEKVLSLDKAFPLPLLGAMLDKFPKTVEPAIWWPEHRQRQDRQSGRTDGNGWSVELEEEMREVVGVLKRKDTEDYLRLGKIALKVNRMLAISGPLLTGLAACGTAFVGSSHGPWAATLGVVAGAMASVVNTMEHGGQVGMVFEMYRSNAGFFRMMEESIESNLNERDVGRRENGELFETKVALQLGRSLSGLKGLAASSCSSSKKGEAIEEFASKLF, from the coding sequence ATGGTGAGTCTTCAATTTTCATCGGCTGTTATTACGTCAGTGGCTTATTCCTCATCTCGTTGCCGGAGAGGAATGATAAGAGCTACTATCAATATGCCTAAACTCCAGCCCGGCCGCCTATCTTTGAACCTCCCCGCTAGAAATTTGGTACTACAGGAAGTACTGGACATGGGGGTTGGTCTCACAGCTGCAACCACCAGCAATTTGGAGAAGAAATACGAGCTGAGTACTAATGGTACTTTCCCTTCTGTGAGCACTGTTTCTGATCCTTTGGTGATCGCTAAACTCCATGCAATGATGGAGGCTGTTGCAGATAGAGTGGAGATGCACAAGAATATCGGTGAGCAGCGTGATAATTGGAACCATCTTCTTTTGACATCCATTAATGCAATCACACTCACTGCTGCAACCATGGCTGGAATTGCTGCTACAAGCGTAGGAGGACCCCTTGTAGCTCTCAAGCTCTCTTCCACTCTGATGTATTTGGCAGCCACTGGGATGTTGGTGGGGATGAATAAGATCCAGCCATCTCAACTCGTCGAAGAACAGCGCAATGCCGCGAGGTTGTTTAAGCAGCTTCATGGCCAGATTCAAAGAACACTCTCTTGCGGTACTCCTACTAGTACCGATGTTGAAGAAGTTATGGAGAAAGTTTTGTCACTGGACAAGGCCTTCCCGCTTCCTTTACTAGGAGCGATGCTCGATAAATTCCCCAAAACTGTGGAGCCTGCTATATGGTGGCCGGAGCACAGGCAAAGGCAGGACAGGCAGAGTGGGAGAACAGATGGAAATGGTTGGAGTGTGGAGTTGgaggaagaaatgagagaagtaGTTGGGGTTTTGAAGAGAAAGGACACTGAAGACTATTTGAGGCTGGGCAAAATAGCCTTGAAAGTTAACAGGATGCTCGCCATTTCTGGTCCCTTATTGACAGGCTTAGCGGCTTGTGGAACTGCGTTCGTGGGATCTTCTCACGGTCCCTGGGCCGCCACACTAGGAGTCGTAGCTGGAGCCATGGCAAGCGTGGTGAACACAATGGAGCATGGCGGGCAAGTGGGCATGGTGTTTGAGATGTATAGAAGCAACGCAGGCTTCTTCCGGATGATGGAAGAGAGCATAGAGTCAAATCTGAATGAAAGAGATGTGGGGAGAAGAGAGAATGGGGAATTGTTTGAAACGAAGGTGGCTCTACAGCTAGGAAGAAGCTTGTCCGGGCTCAAGGGTCTGGCGGCATCCTCTTGTTCTTCTTCTAAAAAAGGAGAGGCCATTGAAGAGTTTGCAAGCAAGCTCTTCTAA